AGTTTCAAGAGATCAGTAAGATCAGTAATTTTTTTCACTAAtataaatgtgaaaaaaaaatcatagaaatAAGCTATAAGAAGACACAGAAGAATCAAAACCAATGGGTTAGAACCTGTTTTAGAAATAATCAATactcaaataaaaatactaaaaaaaaccgAGAAAAGGGATGTAGAAAAGGGATCTTAtccttttctaaaaaaaaagagtaaCAAACGAGATTATTCCTCCTTAAAAACATCCAACTAAATTTCTTATTCTCCCACTCTAGAATCCTAACATATCCAGAAGAGAAATTCAGATTTGCCTTAGCAAATTGATTCAACTTACTACTCTATCTTTGCATGTAGACAAAGGAATAGGATCAAAGAGCACAATTATGCTTTAAAAAGGTACATCTCCCAACGTAAAATTCAAGTTTTACGATTGGATTCAGTTAGAACGGTGGTCCATTGAATAAGTAATGAATTGTCATGTTTTAAAGATCTAACAACTTATAGATATCATATTAAATATAATACCAAACCAGCAAGCCACATTGTAATACTGAACGGAGGCTAAATGCATActactattttaaaaatatatattacaagtaCTAATAATTTTAGGAGTAGGTGAGACATCTGAGCTACAACATACATATTACACAAACAAACATTTCATTTTTCCCCTTGATGGCTGCAACACATATTGGGCGACGTAAAGGTTAAGGGCACTTGGCAACGTTTCCATGGGTGGTCATGCCAGTATAGCAGGTCCCGCAGACCTCCCTGTTCCCTGAAGTCCCCGGTGGCACGCACTTGCACCTCAAGCAGCAAGTCCCACACGCCCTGTTGCATCTGTTTGGCCTCGAGTGTTGACTGCATCTTTTCTTGCATAATCCTCCACAATCTGCCAAACATTTGCAAACATGAGAACAATAATAAGAGGAAGCGCTACTCACAATATCTCACTAATTAAACCCACCAATCTCTAGCATCAGTCTTCTGTTTCCGCCTCTGGTAACCAAAGAACCCACCTGAAGAAAGCAACGGCATTTTCAGTGAACCTACACAACACTGAAAGCAAAATTTTGTGGACATACCTCACCGACATTGGTTATAACTTCTTCTGCCTTCAGATCAGATGAAACCTACATTGAAGACGGTCACATATAATTTGTAAAGAGGTTAAAACTTAAACCCAGAAAGCAAAACTGAAAGCTAATTTACCTTTGCAAGGCAGAGTAGCAGGACACCTAACCCAAGAAGCATACGGACTGCCATGGCTGCTATGTTTTTGAAGTGAGCTTAGTACAATGTCTGCTTAACATGGCATTCATCTTTATAGTGGTCTTGCTCATGGTGACCTTACGTAATTGGACATTCAATTTCATTGTTATTACCACTAGACCACCATTTCGGCTTTGGATAAGTACAAAGAATTGGTAAGCTCAGGGTGTCGTGTTGGTCGATTCGGTTTAAAAGGAAATTTGTCGAACCCAATTATGACACATGGATGGGTGAAAAACAATTCTATTAACctattaatttttaagtttagaaGATTAGTTCATTTGCAAAGAATTTTTGGGtagaatttatacatatataggTTGAGATGTCCGAATaacatttgaaaaattattttttagttttaaaatgtattttgaattatttaattttaaatttaagagcTCAAGTTACGACGGTTTAATAAAGACTgtataaacaaaatttttagacgAAATTATTacgaaaaattacaaatttatgaCTTTAATTAAGTTCAAATCATAGGTTGAATttttagacttaatttttattatatatgagttcaatattgtgtatattaagttatttaagagttttatatttcttaatcaataataaaatttagttctactaaaattattttttatttaaattaattaaagttttaatttagtgTAATTAGCTAACTTATATTAAAGTCTCTTCATgattcattagaaacaaatatttttatttgtgagATTTATTTGTTGAAGtaagttttatttttcattttgaagtAATGAAAGAGCCTTTCACCTTCTAATTTATTAGAGTTTCGTCTTCTAATTTATTAGGGTTCCGTATTAGGTAAGAACTATTTGTGGAACTTGTTAAAAGTAATTCTTCAAAGAGTTTTataagatattaaattattattattatttttatcgaaattttattgttaaagggggtaatttttttttcaaccgTCGACCTACGAACTTTTTCTAAGCTTTTTATATAGGAGAGAGGCGTAAATTGTTATTGCAGACAGCTGTTTGTGTTCTGTACTCCAACATTATGTACGTTCTGTACTGGGGTTATTGTACCAAagaatttactctaataatttcttttaagagCATAATGTAATTTACATCTAACATTTTTTAATCTCCTTTTCGAGTCATATTTTGCGGGATAATGAATGCAGTAGTGACTTAGCCGCTTACTAATTAGGGTGTAGCCCTCTTCTTCTGTAAAAAAATatcagaattaaaatttttatatattactttataaaataaatcaGTTTAAGatttatttcatattaattaaaaatatttaaatcgaAATCGAGAAAAAGTTTAATACAAATAAGTTGAGACTCAATTTTGTTTTAaacaaatcaattaaattaataaaattgaagaCATACATGTTCCAGCACCGATTGAATTTAGAAAACATTGAACGTTAGCAAAGATAGAGAATAAACAATAATCCTAATCCCGAGACTAAGGACACTGACAAAAACTTGTTTGGGGAATGGGAAGAGCAGGCAATTTGCGCTGTTCAACATCGGCGACCCTATTCCAGCTGGATTTCAAGGCTCCTGATGACCCTATCCACTACAGCTTGTCAAACCCTGGCCTGCATTCTTTTGGGATCACAACCCCAACATTATGTTAGACACTGCCACACGCTATATTCATGTTTCTTCACAACTATTTTTTCCCCACGTTTCTAAccaaatgatttttaaataatttatttttattgcaattctttttttattattataaaaataaaatatcgaCATTTAAAaatcgaatcaaacacaaaaatagaaataatcaatttctaatgtaatattttttttacatgtttCAAGCTTTTATTTGGTTATTTATTcacattattttctttttaaataatttctccATTGTACACTGAGCAATTTAAATATTaagtataaaatattatatatatatatatacacacatgcaAATGCACCTCTATCAGATacacattttttttacttataatattataatatcatatattttatatcaaaaaatttaaacaactagataaaaatatataaaattataacaaattattacagcacgtttggttcgctgtaatagaatagaggcataatggaatagaggcgtaatggaatagatgcgtaatggaatagaggcgtaataggtaattcttttgtttggttgaatgtaatagaatagaggcgtaatggtattcttgtgtttggttgaatggaatacaGGTGTAATAACATAAAGAAAAaagctaaaatgactagaatacccttagcaaaatttttttaagttagatgattattgttattgttattaaattttaataagattattaatataaataataaataatttaatcatattttaacataattgttataaaatataatttaataaaatttttaataaatattcttatatgaatttactaataaaatcataatatatgatactaaaatataatttaaaataattattattaaatataatttaataaaatatataatttaataaaattgttaataaatattcttatatgaatttactaataaaatcataatatataatactaaaatataatttaacataattgttataaaatataatttaataaaatatataatttaataaaattgttaataaatattcttatatgaatttactaataaaatcataatatataatactaaaatataatttaaaataattattattaaatataatttaataaaatatataatttactaaaatcataatatataatactataaaatataatttaaataattattattaaatataatttataatctactttattattattaaactgcaatacatatttaatgtgctaaaatatcatttgtggaacaaataatttaaatattctacaataaaaaattattagcagtaataaataactttagaattatattttgcataaacataatAACAATGAATATTAACAAAAGGTTAAATGAGATTCATGAAATTCTATGTCACAATCTATATGTTATACAGTTTTGCCACATCAAAAAGTTAGAACATTGTATATGACATACCatcccaaatattacaaacagaaaaagttacgaaaatgtcatcaacaaaaccataaattttaatggTCAGCAATAAATCTTCTAACCCATTCCAACCGTAcatcagaaggtaaactaaagaaaactaccatttgagttggatgatccgGAATTTTACTCAATGCTTGAAACCGTTCATCCATAGTTAAACCTTCTATTTCACATAAGGTTGGATATAAATTTGCCGCTTTCTGTTGGATGCCCTGGTGAACTACcacatcggaggcaatactcctactgatttgttcGCCAATTGCCCGCATGTTTTCagccaataaagtggcagcatcattaactgaagaagaaaaatgaccaGTTGTATCAGAATTCTTTTTTTCctctttgaagatgaggaacccccttggttttTGTCTGTTTGCGGCTCCGtggcagaaacatccatgtcatcgaAAGAGACATTAGCATCGCAATCATAGTATTCGTTTCTGTCTTCATTAATATCTGCAGAAGGTACATCCtcagcatttatttcttcaagaacgtcggcggctgtttgagcgtctttcccagtcgctcgatcttttgcgtatatggcagtaagttGGTCGTAGCAAGGGAAACTACGATGTTTGAACTGACcggcttctttatgactctacaaaaacgaggaaatcatattagttataagtttggtaagaATAGGATAATAAAGAGTTGAACTCATTCTTACCTTTAAATAAGAGTCCCagaccgcatcttcagcaacaatgACCTGCCTATggtcgtcccaaccaaaaccgctattgttttggccattaagcatgtcatacacTATTGACCAATCTCTTTTCAGTAACCTAATCCTTGACTCGATATTAGGTCTTGCCTTCAACATCGCATTAGGTAAAGCCTTCTCTAACATTTTTTCTAACTCGTTTAagtaaccggctttgaaccccgtATCAGCGTTAAATGTCCCAATATTGTGCAAGTCCACCATGCAGGAAACCAgtgctgcatcttcttctggaacccatttccttttggttcctcgagatgATTGTGAAGGAACAATTGattctggaacacctgacataattatcttaagaaaaaaaacaaattaaaattaactttaatatcatgaatcataatgtgaacactttataaaattaaaattgagttcaatatcatgaataaAAAACTCataaagaataaaattataacacatgatgaatgaaaagaaatcaaattataattcaacaagtttagtacaatacaataaacacaaaaacaccaccaaagtttcacaaactatatacataaaataacataaaagggAAAACATGTTGAAAGAATGTTAGGACAGACAATTTTTACCTTGATTGAATTGGAAAGCTTTTCTTGAGGGTTTATTTAGAGATACTTGGGATTGATCTCTCTACTCACTGCATTTATTtaaaagggtcacatttctccaatcataatttcaataacagtacagtaaacttaaataatttaattgccaAGGAACTTACAGTGATTGCGTGAAAAGAAGACGCTCAACTGTGAGTGGAGGAAGCAGTCAAACAATCCaaaaaagaagaggaagcaaTAACACACTATCAAAAAAAACtgaacaatacaaatttagaatcATTACAAAgaacaaaatagaaattaaaactaTCTTTGCAACAAgaaattcatttctttatcaatcatCTAAAATTAATACTATTTGATAATCGATACCACAtataattatacttgtaataaatAAGAAGGTAGAAACATTGTGATATGGATCATaacaaaaaaacatattaattatgAATAAATTTACCAATATTTATTAAGAATAAAGTTTATTATTCATAAATTATCAACTTCACTGGCAATTACATTTTACTGTACTTAAACTAACATATTAATATAATCTACCGATAGATTTCAGGATTTTAGAGATATGATTTAATGAATTGGTGAAATATTGTATTCCCAGTACAAGTCTATGAAGCCTACATAACATTTAACTTCCAACAAAGAGTTTTCTTGGCAATACCATACTGCCACTCATTTCAGTTTTAAATCTAGGATACCTTCAATAacaatatttttagattattttgatGTATTTCAATCATTATcgatttatataaattttaatattttaatttcattttgatgtattttgatgTATTTCAATCATTATCGATTATTTTGATGTATTTCAATCATTATCGATTTATATAGTCCAACTTAAACTAGTTACTAATGATTTAAAACCGAAATTTAAAAAATGCAGAGACGAAACAAAATTCATGCTTCCAACCGAAAACTGGATTTTAAAGGAATAATTCATGCTTTTATTCACACCAGTACCTTAAACTGGATTTCCTGTACTATTAACATGTTTTACTGTTTCCCGAGAAAtgcatttttcatttcaataagTTTTATTTccatgattttattttatctcagtCCAACCATGCATTTGTacagacacacacacacacacacacatatccgtattaataaaaaaattgacatatatccgtattcaaaattttcaataccaataaaaatcaacttattacATCACCACTTGCAAAATATAACTATAAAAACATTACTATGGAGTAAGCCATAAAAAAACAGTCCAATTTACTTGAATTGCAACTATAAAATACCTCTTGAATTGCAACTAGAGCTTCAGCTTGCCAACGATTTATGTCTGGAGCAAATCAGTAGCTAACAGTCCAATACCTACAAAAGTTCACATTGAACATCAATTAACTGGAACATCAATACTCTCAAGAATCCCATAAGCAAAAAATTTCAGTCTTTGCAGGGATTGTTTTTTAAAccagaaaaaaaatttagaatcacaTCAGGTAAGTGCTTTGTAAGTCATTTAACCAAAATCCTAGTGATACACTCACAAAAAAGCAGAGCAGTATGATAGGATGAACACAGATGCAGCATTTAACCAAACTCCACATGCTGATAGGATGAACACAGATGATTACATAGACAACATCATTCTTGTAGCAGACACAGAACCATCTTAATTACAACATGTCATATAAAACAGCGCAGTTACCAAAAGGCAACCTAGGCACTTGAGGCAGACATACTTCAGGAAGCATTTCCATGTTAATGGTATGCAGCTAATGCTTGTTTACCAATCTAGTAGTCCATTTTACACACTAAAACCATGTCGGATATATGCTTATATCAAAGCACTCACACAATTTAACATAGAAGAAGGTTACTTGACATAAATAGAATGTCCTAAAAACCCTCTGATTGATGCAAACTTACCTCTTTTCAACTTTCAGGGTATTCCAAGCCAAGACAAGCTAAAATAAGTTATCATACAATTTCGATTCATATCAATGTTATAAATAAATACCCTATCCTTAAGAATGAGAAAGCAtcttaaatcaaaaaataatgaTTCTAAAACTGCTATTgacaatttatatataaaagagcCAAAATCACCTACAAGTTGAATCACTAGTAGATataaggaagaaaatgaaagtaCATAGAAAAGAAAGCACTAACATAAATCCCAGAAAGAAACAGaaattgaaacgaaaagaaaaggTCAACAATTCGGAAACAAACCAGCAATGAACTGAAACAAAACTTAACCAATTAAAGGGTATGATTTTACAATTAAAAGCATCTTACACAGCATTGGGAAGAAGAAGACGAAGAGCTCTCTTTGTCTCTTTTCTATACGCTTTTAACTGTATTTTCCCCGACTCTCGGATTTTCTGATTTGTCTgctgaaattgaaaaaaatgatcaagaatcAAGCCATTACAACTTCTAATTCTTTATCAAATGAATTAAAGTTTTATTTCACGAAAATTGGGATTCATGAATCAATTCAACTAGTTTAAGCCCTAGTTTTCAGAAACCTTAGATGCCAATTTTTAACGATTATAAACAGAGATTCaactaatttgatgaatcaagtCTTACTAAAACCTCATTTTAAAGGTGAATGCATGATTCAATTTCAAGAAATGTTGAATCTCTCATCATAGACGTAAAAGGGAAAACACGTGACAAAAAAATGTTAGGGCAGATAATGTTTACCTTGCTTGAATTGGAAAGGTTTTCTTGAGGGTTTCTTTGGAGATACTTGTTGGGATTTGAAGAACAGAAGTCTGTTTTTGGACTTCCCTACTCACTGCATTTGAAGAACagaagggtgcgtttggttcgacAAAACAATCAAATGAAAGTGAAACGGGAGCGGTGGAGGTCATTTACTTGGCAGATTCTgtttgatgttgggagggagagttCTGGAGGTGGATTTCGGCTTGGGAAGATGAGGGTAAAACAGGGCATAGGAATTGGGAGAACGCTAAACGGGAGCTAAACTGAACAAAGGGCAGGGAATAGAAATCGGTGAATAAGGAGGAATACGTACGTAACCGATTCGGCGCGTAATGggcattacagcgaaccaaacgctgGAATATGTGGGGCTCACCGATTCGGTGcgtaatgataaaaataaaatatcgacatttaaaaattgaatcaaacacaaaaatagaaataatcaatttctaatgtaatattttttttacatgtttCAAGCTTTTATTTGGTTATTTATTcacattattttctttttaaataatttctccATTGTACACTGAGCAATTTAAATATTaagtataaaatattatatatatatatacacacatgcaAATGCACCTCTATCAGATacacattttttttacttatagtattataatatcatatattttatatcaaaaaatttaaacaactagataaaaatatataaaattataacaaattattaaTGATTAGGTTAAATAgtcaaaatttaatgaaatgttttatttttaaatgtagttatttaaaagtaaaaatgatcAAAACGAGAAGtgaaactaaaaaaagaaaaatcaaaatcctttacttagtattGACTAATATTGACAGCTATGGTCGGTTCAGATCAATACAAAGAGCAAAAGAGTACGATATTGATAATGTTTAAACTTTTACAATGATACCAGTTCAATATTGACTACACACTATTAAAcctcaaaaaatgaataaaagaaaagaaaaagcatcgACCAATAGGTTGTATTTATTGGATAATGGATTCAGGGACAATATGGTAGCCTAATAGCTAATTCCTGAAGGAAAATTAGGTGACAATGCATATCCATATTATCTTGCAAGTGCTACAACATGTGTTTCTAAGCTTGCTTTTTCTGTTTCATCTTTCATAACTAGTTTACAAACTGAGGAAatactttttaacttttttgtaGAGTAATTTCAATGTATTTATGTCTATGCTAGAAAGAatacctgcttttgattttcagTGATCATTGGATCCACAACCCACAGTAACCAGCCATGCTGCATGATCTTCTTCTACACGTACTCGAGTCAATTCCACATTCCTCATCACTGAAACACCTATGATCAGCACGAGAATCAGGGATGTGGCATGCACTCTCAACCTGTTGGACACCATATCCTGATCTCAAAGCTATTGCAGGACAGACTTGTCGAGACATCGCACTTGCACGTCTTGTTTGCTGTTCACTCTGCACCATAAACACTTGCACACATTTACTTTACTTGCTATATCACCAATTAGGATGGTAAAACTTGGTATTTTATGAATGAATGATTAAGAGAAAAGCAGAAGGAAGACCTTTGCATAAGTCCAATTGGTAGGAATGTATGCCTCCGGAAGCCTCTCATGCCAAGAACTTAATATTGGAAGAGGATGACCCTCGGTTGTGAAAATATAATTCCGATCAACCAAAAAAGAATCATCAAAAAGAAGATACAAATATTTACACCTATAGAAAATGGAAGACAGATCAGGAAAAACGGCAGATTTGAGGGATGTATTTTTGTATCATTATAGTAGAAAGGCCGAAGATGGaaagaaatagataaaaaaaaatgtcaACTTACGTTTCAGCGAGAAAGAAGCTATGTTGATGATCTTCCAATTGCATTGTTGTCACATCTCTAACACTTGCAAAACCACCTTTTACTTTGGTGTACAAATTAAGAGAATTGACAATTGATTCGCCAACTTGTATGTACCATGGATCTGTATTTAAAgagttcttttttatttatttaaaatgaacTAGTAAATTCATTACTATCAAGAGCTATCAAAACCATCAATCAAATATTCAACATAAGTAGAAGAAAAACTTAGAAGATAGAACTGATAAAAAAGATTGCCATGCCGACCTTTCGTTGCTTGATAGAGGTAGAATGTGGACTCTGCCAACTCCGGCCGCAGGGGATAATACTTTTCAGTAGGATGTAACATCTGATGGTCCAACAAATACCTACAGAAATTCTATACTTTAAGTTACTATTATTCcgatggaaaaagaaattgatcaACTAACCACTAGTCCCTAGTCATAACCAAAAACCATAAGCTCATAAAAGTTCAAAAGGTCAAACACCTTTCCGGTATAACTCCAAATTTCTTCCATACATAAAAGAATTCACGGTGTGATGAATTAGCAGCTCCAATATCCCCAACAAGAACCTAAAACAAGAATTCAAACATGAACAGGAGCCTTTCCATTGTAAAATAACTAAGCACCTGATGTCAGGGGCTTCAGTTACTTGCCTGTAAACCAGGCCAAAAGGCTTGAAGACTTGTAAGTTGCCAATATGTTGCTTTTCCTGTCCTCATATCAGCTTCATGGTACCTTTATTACAATAAAATGATCATAACCAGTTAGTGTTAATTTGTTAAGCTCTCAAGTATAGTTATTGCAATAGCCAGCTATTAGAAGTTGATTCTTTAAGAACTTGAGAACCTTGGTCTCTTAGGAAAAATCCTAAAAGCTTTGCGCTTAAGGATTTCAACCACTTCTCCGATTATTGCGTTTTATAGTTTAAAGTTACAAGTTGGTGGAATTAAGCTAGGAAATATATTGTTCACATATTCTGGGTGTTATTTACTTCGGTTGAATATCTAAAAGTGTTTTGAGcgtataaattgtgaaaagtgacGGTGTAGATGAACAAAATATAATGGTTATGGGAGTATGTTGCTCGAACGCAGGAGTAAGAGCCAGATATAGGTACGTtcacttttttgaaaatttccctaTACCACATCTGTTGGTCACATTATGAACATGGTTGCTTCAAGAACAATAAAGAGTTTTAGGACCCTCCTGCATCAGCAAATGACCCATTTAATTTGGAGGTTGGGAGTACCAGAGCTCAGCCTCAATGCATTTAGAAAAAATTCAATATGCGACAACATAACAGAACATTCAACTAAGTTGAAGAAATGTCATCAATGCAGTACCATGGACCATGTCTGAAATACTTCTGTACTGCAAGATAAGCAGAATGAAACATTCTCCAATAGTCCTCCTTCCCAAAAAGAATATACGCCTTGCACAGATACTCATAGAATGAATCAACCCCTTAGAAAAACCCATTCAAAAGCTAACATCAGAAAGTTGGAATTCAATTGAGAAGTGTTTCAGAtctgaaatagaaaataaatgcTACCCATATGACCAGATGATGCCAATATATTTAGCAACTCTCTATACTGCATAATAGAAGATCTTGCATGACATCAAAGCACAGATTGCACATACCAGCACCAATGCCAGATGAATATTCAATCCATTCTCCAGTTGTTACATCTAGTGTTGTTCCTAGTAGATTTAAGGAACTGCGCATGCTCCATAATTTTCGTAGAGCACGTAAAGCTGCAGATTCGTATCTGGGGTCACTGGTTAATCGTGACAATGCTCCCATTTCAAGAATCAGAGAACCTaaacaaaaaaggaaattttggCTATTTAAGGATAACATATTCTATGAAGTACACAGCTTACATCGTTCTAATAAGATTCTTACCACACCCTGAAGTGCTTGTTTCAGGCGTCTCATCCTCCATTACTCCGTACTGCCCACAGAATTTTGCATTGATGCGGAGTCATATATCCTCTTAACAAACATAATCAACAGAGCATATTCATACTTCCAAGAAATTAAAAGGTGCATTTCTGATTAAAATATCATGTGAGATCAGGGGAGTCTCAAACATGTCAGAAAGAGAGAATCAGCCAGTATCAAAGTGTCTTAGCGTTTCTAAAGGTTG
This window of the Gossypium hirsutum isolate 1008001.06 chromosome A09, Gossypium_hirsutum_v2.1, whole genome shotgun sequence genome carries:
- the LOC107933623 gene encoding snakin-2 isoform X2, with amino-acid sequence MAVRMLLGLGVLLLCLAKVSSDLKAEEVITNVGSLVTRGGNRRLMLEIDCGGLCKKRCSQHSRPNRCNRACGTCCLRCKCVPPGTSGNREVCGTCYTGMTTHGNVAKCP
- the LOC107933600 gene encoding alpha-mannosidase I MNS5, whose product is MLLSRSYGAWLVLFLLISPAFIAPSMSQLDSPWAAKKRNMREKVRKMFYHAYENYMKHAFPHDELKPLTKSFTDSLSELGNLKLQHLPRNYNGSALTLIESLSSLVIMGNNTEFERAVTWLSENLTFNIDARINLFECNIRVLGGLISAHILATDSTNRLVQGCYKNQLLNLAEDLGRRFLPAFDTPTGLPYAWVNLKYGVMEDETPETSTSGCGSLILEMGALSRLTSDPRYESAALRALRKLWSMRSSLNLLGTTLDVTTGEWIEYSSGIGAGVDSFYEYLCKAYILFGKEDYWRMFHSAYLAVQKYFRHGPWYHEADMRTGKATYWQLTSLQAFWPGLQVLVGDIGAANSSHREFFYVWKKFGVIPERYLLDHQMLHPTEKYYPLRPELAESTFYLYQATKDPWYIQVGESIVNSLNLYTKVKGGFASVRDVTTMQLEDHQHSFFLAETCKYLYLLFDDSFLVDRNYIFTTEGHPLPILSSWHERLPEAYIPTNWTYAKSEQQTRRASAMSRQVCPAIALRSGYGVQQVESACHIPDSRADHRCFSDEECGIDSSTCRRRSCSMAGYCGLWIQ
- the LOC107933623 gene encoding snakin-2 isoform X1, whose translation is MAVRMLLGLGVLLLCLAKVSSDLKAEEVITNVGEVGSLVTRGGNRRLMLEIDCGGLCKKRCSQHSRPNRCNRACGTCCLRCKCVPPGTSGNREVCGTCYTGMTTHGNVAKCP